The DNA segment GGACGCGCTGTGGCGTTCCTCGTCGAACTTGCGGCGGCCGCCGCGCAGGCCGAAGAGGCGCTTGGCGAGGGCGATGTAGAGGACCGCGAGGATGTTGAGGACGAGGGTGGCGATCTTGAGGTAGCTGATCTTCTCGGTCAGCTCGTAGATCTCCAGCGGGAGGAACGCGGCGGTCGCGACCACCGTGAGGTACTCCGCCCAGCGCTTGGCCCGCCACAGGCCGACCGCCTCGACCAGTTCGATCAGGGCGTAGGCGAGGAGCAGCCCGGCGACCAGGAGGAGCGTGGAGTGCTTGTAGCCGAACGCCTTCTGGATCGAGCCGATCACGGGTGAGTGGTCGAGGTCGTAGTGGAAGTGCCGGAAGACCGGGCGCAGCACCGTCAGGTACTCGTTGAACAGCCGCCGCACCGCGTCCTGGCTGTTGCTGAACTTCCACACGGCCACCGCGACCAGCACTATGAACACCCCGCGCACGGCTCGCTCGACGGCGAGGAAGCGCAGGATGAACAGGTCCCGCAGCACCTTGCCCCGCGGCACCAGCGGCGCGTCCCGCGCCGGTCCCGATCCGTGCGGCTCCCCGAGCACGAAGTCCCCGCAGCGCAGACAGCGCCACGCGTCCCCGAGCCCGGTCTGCGCGTGCAGCCGTACCCGCAGCCGCGGATCGTCCGGCGCGTAGGTCACATGCCCCTTGCGCGCGCAGGTCCGCCGGTCCCAGTCGATCTTCATGTCCCCCGTGCCTCCATACAGGTACAGACGCCACGCGCGAGCGTGCCGTTCCGGTCGTCCGGAACGGCACGCTAATGGATGTCGGTGGGGAAACGTCAGCCGGCGGTGGTCTCGGCCGGTTCCCTCTCCTCTTCCTTCACCTCTTCGGTCGTCGCGCGGCGCGGCAGCAGGAAGGCCACCAGGACCGTGCCGATGCCGAGGACGACCGCGCCGACCAGGCTGGTGTGCGCGACGGCGGAGGAGAAGGAGGAGCCGACGGCGTCGGCCATCTGGTGCGCGCCCGCGGCCAGTTCGGTGGCCTGCTGCTTGAGCGCGGCGGCCTGCTGGGGGCTGCTCGCGTGGGCGGCCTGGGCGGCGGCCTGGTGGGCCTTGTCGGCGATGCCCTGGGCGACGGCGTAGCCCGCGCCGACCGAGTCCTGGGCGGTCTCCAGGGCGCTCGGCGGGAGCTTGCTGCCGGCGGTGGCGTCGGTGAGGTGGTTGCCGTACGACGTGGCCAGCAGCGAGCCGAGGATGGCGATGCCGAGCGAGCCGCCCAGCTCCAGCGAGGTGTCGTTGACCGCGCCGCCGACGCCCAGTTCGGACTCGGGGAACGCGCCCATGATCGCGTCGGTGCAGGGCGAGAGGGCGAGGCCGATGGCCAGGCCGAGGATGATCAGCGGGGCCACGAAGTCGCCGTACGTCGAGCCCGCGTCCACCTGGGTGAGCAGGCCCAGCGCCGCCGTGCCGAGGACCATGCCCGCGCTGACGGTCCACTTCATGCCGACGCGCGGGGTGAGCCAGCCGGTGAGGCCCGAGCCGACGAACACGGCGCCGGCCAGCGGCAGCATCCGTACGCCGGTCTCCAGGGCGTCGTAGCCGAGGACGAACTGGAGGTGCTGGGTCAGGAAGTAGAACGCGCCGAAGACGGCCAGGAAGAACAGGGCGACGGCCAGGTTGGAGCCGGCGAAGCGGCGGTGCGCGAAGCGGCGGACGTCCAGGATCGGACGCGGGTGGCGCAGCTCCCACAGGACGAAGGCGATCAGGCCCACGCCGGCGATCACGGCGGCGGCGACGGCCTTGCCGCTCCAGCCGAAGTGCGGGCCCTGGATGATCATGTAGACCAGGGAGCCGGTCCAGATCACGGACAGCAGACCGCCGACGTAGTCGATGCGGTCGTGGTGGCCGGCCTTGGACGGCGGGACCAGGACGAAGGCGGCGACGAGCGCGACGAGCGCGATCGGCACGTTGATCAGGAAGGTCGAGGACCAGCCGTGGTCGCGCAGCAGCGCGCCGGCGACCACCGGGCCCGCGGCGATGGCGAGGCCCGCCGTCGCCGTCCACAGCACGATCGCCTTGGCCCGCTCGGCCCGCGGGAAGGTCGCCGCGAGCAGCGACAGCGTGGCCGGCATGATCAGCGCCGCGCCGACGCCCATCACCGCGCGCGCCGCGATCACGGTCGCCGCGCTGTCGGCGAGGTAGCCGAAGACGGCGCCGCCGCCGAAGACCAGCAGGCCGAGCACGAGCGCCCCGCGCCGGCTGTACTTGTCGCCGATCGCGCCGAGCAGCAGCATCAGCGCCGCGTAGGGCACGGTGTAGCCGTCGATGACCCACTGGAGGTCGGCGCTGGAGAGCCCGAGGTCCTTCGTCATGTCGGGCGCCGCGACCG comes from the Streptomyces sp. SUK 48 genome and includes:
- a CDS encoding DUF2127 domain-containing protein — protein: MKIDWDRRTCARKGHVTYAPDDPRLRVRLHAQTGLGDAWRCLRCGDFVLGEPHGSGPARDAPLVPRGKVLRDLFILRFLAVERAVRGVFIVLVAVAVWKFSNSQDAVRRLFNEYLTVLRPVFRHFHYDLDHSPVIGSIQKAFGYKHSTLLLVAGLLLAYALIELVEAVGLWRAKRWAEYLTVVATAAFLPLEIYELTEKISYLKIATLVLNILAVLYIALAKRLFGLRGGRRKFDEERHSASLLEVEESAGVLV
- a CDS encoding MFS transporter; its protein translation is MRLVMTEPVEKMERPYARRWWALLVLCLSLLIIVMANTALTVAAPDMTKDLGLSSADLQWVIDGYTVPYAALMLLLGAIGDKYSRRGALVLGLLVFGGGAVFGYLADSAATVIAARAVMGVGAALIMPATLSLLAATFPRAERAKAIVLWTATAGLAIAAGPVVAGALLRDHGWSSTFLINVPIALVALVAAFVLVPPSKAGHHDRIDYVGGLLSVIWTGSLVYMIIQGPHFGWSGKAVAAAVIAGVGLIAFVLWELRHPRPILDVRRFAHRRFAGSNLAVALFFLAVFGAFYFLTQHLQFVLGYDALETGVRMLPLAGAVFVGSGLTGWLTPRVGMKWTVSAGMVLGTAALGLLTQVDAGSTYGDFVAPLIILGLAIGLALSPCTDAIMGAFPESELGVGGAVNDTSLELGGSLGIAILGSLLATSYGNHLTDATAGSKLPPSALETAQDSVGAGYAVAQGIADKAHQAAAQAAHASSPQQAAALKQQATELAAGAHQMADAVGSSFSSAVAHTSLVGAVVLGIGTVLVAFLLPRRATTEEVKEEEREPAETTAG